Proteins from a single region of Diaphorobacter limosus:
- a CDS encoding IS5 family transposase: MPQPGQTADFFRQPLAEMIDLHHPLAVLASRLPWAQIEAALAPHFARQAREGRAVAQDDLFGPSVQVAGGAVAAAGRPRLPIRLMASLLYLKHANKLSDEELVQRWAENVVWQHFSGMRFYEPRLPCDATQIGRFRTAIGEAGVEELLKATIDTAVTSRAIGPAEFERLIVDTTVQEKAIAHPVDPRLLEIARHKVVIAAKRAGIALKQTFVREGKALRRKAGGYAHAKQFKRLKKTVKRQRTILGIVLREVGRKIKQMPQVPAEALTALHDLMQRAERIRTQQPKDKNKLYAMHAPEVECIGKGKARKPYEFGVKVSVAVTHRQGLMVGARSFTGNPYDGHTLAEQLEQVTILTEDTGRSPKQVIVDLGFRGVDAHNPGVEIIHRGKFKSLTSAHRRWLKRRQAVEPAIGHLKHDNGMDRCWLKGSMGDALHAVLCAAGYNIRWLLRAIVRLGLKGLFAPLLARLWIWAAALAMATQARRTRCGLLGWMLR; this comes from the coding sequence ATGCCCCAGCCCGGTCAAACCGCCGACTTCTTCCGCCAACCACTGGCCGAGATGATCGACCTGCACCACCCGCTGGCGGTGCTCGCCAGCCGCCTGCCCTGGGCACAGATCGAGGCAGCGCTGGCACCGCACTTTGCTCGCCAGGCACGCGAGGGCCGTGCAGTGGCACAAGACGACCTGTTTGGCCCTTCTGTGCAAGTGGCTGGCGGCGCAGTCGCCGCCGCAGGCCGTCCGCGCCTGCCCATCCGCCTGATGGCCAGCCTGCTGTACCTCAAGCACGCCAACAAGCTCAGCGACGAGGAGCTGGTGCAGCGCTGGGCGGAGAACGTGGTCTGGCAGCACTTCAGCGGCATGCGCTTCTACGAACCACGCCTGCCGTGTGACGCCACGCAGATCGGACGCTTTCGTACAGCGATTGGCGAGGCCGGCGTGGAAGAACTGCTCAAGGCCACCATCGACACGGCCGTCACATCCAGGGCCATCGGGCCCGCCGAGTTCGAGCGGTTGATCGTGGACACCACGGTGCAGGAGAAGGCCATTGCCCACCCGGTGGACCCACGCCTGCTGGAGATCGCCCGCCACAAGGTGGTGATCGCCGCCAAGCGGGCGGGCATTGCCCTGAAGCAGACCTTTGTGCGCGAAGGCAAGGCCTTGCGGCGCAAGGCCGGCGGCTACGCCCATGCCAAGCAGTTCAAGCGGCTCAAGAAGACCGTCAAGCGCCAGCGCACCATCCTCGGCATCGTGTTGCGCGAGGTGGGGCGCAAGATCAAGCAGATGCCTCAAGTGCCGGCCGAGGCGCTGACCGCCCTGCACGATCTGATGCAGCGCGCCGAGCGCATCCGCACCCAGCAACCCAAAGACAAGAACAAGCTGTATGCCATGCACGCACCGGAGGTCGAGTGCATTGGCAAGGGCAAGGCCAGGAAACCTTACGAGTTCGGCGTGAAGGTCAGCGTGGCGGTAACGCACAGGCAAGGGCTGATGGTGGGCGCACGCAGCTTTACCGGCAACCCCTATGACGGCCACACCTTGGCCGAGCAACTCGAGCAGGTAACGATCCTGACCGAAGACACGGGCCGCAGCCCCAAGCAGGTGATCGTCGATCTGGGCTTCAGAGGGGTGGATGCACACAACCCGGGCGTTGAAATCATCCACCGGGGCAAGTTCAAAAGCCTCACCTCAGCGCATCGGCGCTGGCTCAAGAGAAGGCAAGCGGTAGAGCCTGCGATAGGGCACTTGAAACACGACAACGGCATGGATCGGTGCTGGCTCAAGGGATCCATGGGCGATGCGTTGCACGCGGTGCTGTGCGCAGCCGGCTACAACATCCGCTGGCTGCTGCGGGCGATCGTGCGTTTGGGCCTCAAGGGGCTTTTTGCGCCCCTGCTCGCACGACTGTGGATCTGGGCTGCGGCGCTGGCTATGGCCACGCAGGCGCGCAGAACCCGCTGTGGATTGCTGGGTTGGATGTTGCGGTGA
- a CDS encoding YebC/PmpR family DNA-binding transcriptional regulator gives MGAQWKAKGKALVADAKGKLFGKLVKEIIVAARAGADPAGNSRLRLAVEAARKASMPKDTLERAIKKGSGVGSDSVNYERVIYEGFAPHQVPVMVECLTDNVNRTAPEMRVCFRKGQMSAVAWDFDHVGMIEAEHEQSGADAEVAAIEAGAQDFEPGEEEGQTLFLTDPTDLDAVAKALPGFGFKVLSAKLGYKARNPVSMAGLAPEAQEEVQAFLAGLENNDDVQNVYVGLVD, from the coding sequence ATGGGCGCGCAATGGAAGGCAAAAGGCAAGGCGCTGGTCGCCGATGCCAAGGGCAAGCTTTTTGGCAAGCTGGTCAAGGAAATCATCGTGGCCGCACGCGCGGGTGCCGACCCGGCCGGTAATTCGCGCCTGCGCCTGGCGGTCGAGGCGGCGCGCAAGGCCTCCATGCCCAAGGACACACTCGAGCGCGCCATCAAGAAGGGCTCCGGCGTGGGCAGCGACTCCGTGAACTACGAGCGTGTGATCTACGAAGGCTTTGCCCCGCACCAGGTGCCAGTGATGGTGGAGTGCCTGACCGACAACGTGAACCGCACCGCGCCCGAGATGCGCGTGTGCTTTCGCAAGGGCCAGATGAGCGCCGTGGCCTGGGACTTTGACCATGTGGGCATGATCGAGGCCGAGCACGAGCAGTCCGGCGCCGATGCCGAGGTGGCCGCCATAGAGGCCGGCGCCCAGGATTTCGAGCCGGGCGAGGAGGAGGGCCAGACCCTGTTCCTGACCGACCCGACCGACCTGGACGCGGTGGCCAAGGCGCTGCCCGGTTTTGGCTTCAAGGTGCTGTCGGCCAAGCTCGGCTACAAGGCCAGGAACCCGGTCAGCATGGCCGGCCTGGCGCCCGAGGCGCAGGAAGAGGTGCAGGCCTTCCTGGCGGGCCTAGAGAACAACGACGACGTGCAGAACGTGTACGTCGGCCTGGTGGACTGA
- a CDS encoding NapC/NirT family cytochrome c produces the protein MAGKLASLWAKLKKPSAKYSLIGLLATGFISGILFWGGFNTGMEATNTMDFCISCHEMHDNVYQEYKKTIHYSNRTGVRAMCSDCHVPKDWTHKMIRKIQASREVWGKLTGTIDTPEKFEAKRLVLAEREWARMKAADSRECRNCHSFEGMDTDKQKARGAKMHKIAQDEKQTCIDCHKGIAHNKPKGMKEDEDEDL, from the coding sequence ATGGCTGGAAAACTTGCAAGCCTGTGGGCCAAACTGAAAAAACCGAGTGCCAAATACTCGCTGATCGGGTTGTTGGCGACGGGTTTTATCTCTGGCATTCTGTTCTGGGGTGGTTTCAACACCGGGATGGAGGCGACCAACACGATGGATTTCTGTATCTCTTGCCATGAGATGCACGACAACGTCTATCAGGAATACAAAAAGACAATTCACTACAGCAACCGCACTGGTGTGCGTGCCATGTGTTCGGACTGTCATGTGCCCAAGGACTGGACGCACAAGATGATCCGCAAGATCCAGGCCAGCCGCGAGGTGTGGGGCAAGCTCACCGGAACCATCGACACGCCGGAGAAGTTTGAGGCGAAACGCCTGGTCTTGGCCGAACGAGAATGGGCGCGCATGAAGGCGGCCGACTCGCGCGAATGCCGCAACTGCCACAGCTTCGAGGGCATGGACACCGACAAGCAGAAGGCACGCGGGGCCAAGATGCACAAGATCGCGCAGGATGAAAAGCAGACCTGCATCGACTGCCATAAGGGGATTGCGCATAACAAGCCCAAGGGCATGAAGGAAGACGAGGACGAAGATCTGTAA
- a CDS encoding ethylbenzene dehydrogenase-related protein produces MKKSTLSMMLLGSLLAVGTQAAFAAPDWGKVPKRDVNVFHPAVSPMEWVGKKSDHSGTAGLKKGETCVGCHEEKGTLNFDMKRLAGKDMEPKGAPKTMMYPVAVQAAYDASNLYIRLTFKAPGGGADQSDKDNEVKATMMFPDAQVQLANQAGCWASCHNDARTMPGADDKKTKYTKSGAYELMQWKSAKGAKVANGTVTTERKMEGGSLGATAEGGKSGDTYTVTFTRKNPGEGKTVPFGLAIHADHSTGRFHHVSLGYTLGVGADGDVKAVKQ; encoded by the coding sequence ATGAAAAAATCTACCCTTTCGATGATGCTTTTGGGTTCGCTGCTGGCTGTGGGTACACAGGCAGCCTTTGCCGCACCTGACTGGGGCAAGGTGCCCAAGCGCGATGTCAACGTGTTCCACCCTGCGGTTTCGCCAATGGAGTGGGTGGGCAAGAAGTCTGACCACAGCGGCACGGCCGGCCTGAAGAAGGGCGAAACCTGCGTTGGCTGCCACGAGGAAAAGGGCACGCTGAACTTCGACATGAAGCGTCTGGCTGGCAAGGACATGGAGCCCAAGGGCGCCCCCAAGACCATGATGTATCCGGTGGCCGTGCAGGCCGCCTATGACGCCAGCAACCTCTACATCCGTCTGACCTTCAAGGCGCCCGGCGGCGGTGCCGACCAGAGCGACAAGGACAACGAGGTCAAGGCCACCATGATGTTCCCGGATGCGCAGGTGCAGCTGGCTAACCAGGCCGGCTGCTGGGCTTCCTGCCACAACGATGCGCGCACCATGCCTGGCGCAGACGACAAGAAGACCAAGTACACCAAGAGCGGTGCCTATGAGCTGATGCAGTGGAAGAGCGCCAAGGGCGCCAAGGTGGCCAACGGCACCGTGACCACGGAGCGCAAGATGGAAGGCGGCTCGCTGGGCGCGACGGCCGAGGGCGGCAAGAGCGGTGACACCTACACCGTCACCTTCACGCGCAAGAACCCCGGCGAGGGCAAGACGGTGCCGTTCGGCCTGGCCATCCACGCCGACCACTCCACCGGACGCTTCCACCATGTCTCCCTGGGCTACACCCTGGGCGTGGGCGCTGACGGCGACGTGAAGGCTGTCAAGCAGTAA
- a CDS encoding DUF853 domain-containing protein: MADPLLIAQHDSTQCHLLPGLANRHGLITGATGTGKTVTLQTLAEQFSRIGVPVFMADVKGDLTGISQKGSVGEKLAKVLAERGLPLAEPIACPTTLWDVFGEQGHPVRATISDMGPLLLGRMLNLNETQLGVLNLVFKIADDNGLLLLDLKDLRAMLQYVGDNAKDFTTEYGNISSASVGAIQRGLLQIETQGGDQFFGEPMLNIQDFMQTVDGRGVINVLAADKLMNSPRLYATFLLWMLSELFEQLPEIGDPEQPKLVFFFDEAHLLFNEAPKVLVERIELVVRLVRSKGVGVYFVTQNPLDIPDSVLAQLGNRVQHALRAFTPRDQKAVKATATTMRPKAGLNIEAAITELAVGEALVSFLDPKGRPCETERVYVLPPGSQIGPISDTQRRALLAGSLVAGTYDQSIDRESAYEKLRGRADAAASNTATPQGNAETQGDGGLMGGLNDVLFGSTGPRGGKKDGLVQTMAKSAVRTMGTSLGKEILRGVLGGIFGGRKR; this comes from the coding sequence ATGGCCGATCCGCTCCTGATTGCACAGCATGATTCCACCCAATGCCACCTGCTGCCGGGCCTGGCCAACCGCCACGGCCTGATCACCGGGGCCACCGGCACCGGCAAGACGGTCACGCTGCAAACCCTGGCCGAGCAGTTCTCGCGCATCGGCGTGCCGGTGTTCATGGCCGACGTGAAGGGCGACCTCACCGGCATCAGCCAGAAGGGCAGCGTGGGCGAGAAGCTCGCCAAGGTGCTGGCCGAGCGCGGTCTGCCACTGGCCGAGCCGATCGCCTGCCCCACCACGCTGTGGGATGTGTTCGGCGAACAGGGCCACCCGGTGCGCGCCACCATCTCCGACATGGGCCCGCTGCTGCTGGGGCGCATGCTGAACCTGAACGAGACACAGCTGGGCGTGCTCAACCTGGTGTTCAAGATTGCCGACGACAACGGCCTGCTGCTGCTGGACCTGAAAGACCTGCGCGCCATGCTGCAGTATGTGGGCGACAACGCCAAGGACTTCACCACCGAGTACGGCAACATCAGCAGCGCCAGCGTGGGCGCCATACAACGCGGCCTGCTGCAGATCGAAACGCAGGGCGGCGACCAGTTTTTTGGCGAGCCCATGCTCAACATCCAGGACTTCATGCAGACCGTGGATGGTCGCGGCGTGATCAACGTGCTGGCGGCCGACAAGCTCATGAACTCGCCGCGCCTCTATGCCACATTTTTGCTGTGGATGCTGTCCGAGCTGTTCGAGCAACTGCCCGAGATCGGCGACCCCGAACAGCCCAAACTGGTGTTCTTCTTCGACGAGGCGCACCTCTTGTTCAACGAGGCACCCAAGGTGCTCGTCGAGCGCATCGAGCTGGTGGTACGCCTGGTGCGCTCCAAGGGCGTGGGGGTGTATTTCGTCACGCAGAACCCACTGGACATTCCCGACAGCGTGCTGGCCCAGCTGGGCAACCGCGTGCAGCACGCGCTGCGGGCGTTTACGCCACGCGACCAGAAGGCCGTGAAGGCCACGGCCACCACCATGCGCCCCAAGGCGGGGCTGAACATCGAGGCCGCCATCACCGAGCTGGCCGTGGGCGAGGCCCTGGTGAGCTTTCTCGACCCCAAGGGCCGCCCCTGCGAGACCGAGCGCGTCTACGTGCTGCCGCCGGGCAGCCAGATCGGCCCCATCTCGGACACGCAGCGCCGCGCGTTGCTCGCCGGCTCGCTCGTCGCTGGCACCTACGACCAGAGCATCGACCGCGAGTCGGCCTACGAGAAGCTGCGCGGGCGCGCCGATGCCGCCGCCAGCAACACGGCCACGCCCCAGGGCAACGCGGAGACGCAGGGCGATGGCGGGCTGATGGGCGGGCTCAACGACGTGCTGTTTGGCAGCACCGGCCCGCGCGGCGGCAAAAAGGACGGCCTGGTGCAGACCATGGCCAAGTCCGCCGTGCGCACCATGGGCACCAGCCTGGGCAAGGAGATACTGCGCGGCGTGCTGGGCGGCATTTTTGGTGGCAGGAAGCGCTGA
- the purD gene encoding phosphoribosylamine--glycine ligase, producing the protein MKILVIGGGGREHALAWKLSQSPRTTKVYVAPGNGGTALSPRYENLPITDVVALREWAQTNKVALTVVGPEAPLAAGVVDEFRAHGLRIFGPTRAAAQLESSKAFSKDFMKRHGIPTAAYDTFTDAAAAHAYVERLGAPIVIKADGLAAGKGVVVATSLQEAHDAVDFMLVDNKYGVAHNEGGARVVIEEFLEGEEASFIVLCDGKNVVALATSQDHKRLKDGDQGPNTGGMGAYSPAPVVTADVHARAMREVILPTVRGMEKDGIPYTGFLYAGLMIDAQGHPKTLEFNCRMGDPETQPILMRLKSDLVEVLGAAVDGRLDQVDLQWDRRTALGVVMAAHGYPDSPRKGDAITGLPQDEDDAMVFHAGTQLEGGVLRTSGGRVLCVTALADNVKQAQQRVYDMARGIYFDGAQYRRDIGYRAVKGS; encoded by the coding sequence ATGAAAATCCTAGTCATTGGCGGCGGCGGCCGGGAACACGCACTGGCCTGGAAGCTCAGCCAGTCCCCCAGGACCACCAAGGTCTATGTGGCGCCGGGCAACGGCGGCACGGCGCTGTCGCCCCGGTATGAAAACCTGCCCATCACCGATGTGGTGGCACTGCGCGAATGGGCGCAGACGAACAAGGTCGCGCTCACCGTGGTCGGCCCCGAGGCACCGCTGGCCGCCGGCGTGGTGGATGAATTCCGTGCCCATGGCCTGCGCATCTTCGGGCCGACAAGGGCGGCCGCGCAACTGGAAAGCTCCAAGGCCTTTTCCAAGGACTTCATGAAGCGCCACGGCATTCCCACGGCGGCCTACGACACCTTCACCGACGCGGCGGCGGCGCACGCCTATGTAGAGCGCCTGGGCGCGCCCATCGTCATCAAGGCCGACGGCCTGGCGGCGGGCAAGGGCGTGGTCGTGGCCACCAGCCTGCAAGAGGCGCACGACGCCGTGGACTTCATGCTGGTGGACAACAAGTACGGCGTGGCGCACAACGAGGGCGGGGCGCGCGTGGTGATCGAGGAATTCCTCGAGGGTGAAGAGGCCAGTTTCATCGTGCTGTGCGACGGCAAGAACGTCGTCGCGCTGGCCACCAGCCAGGATCACAAGCGCCTGAAGGACGGCGACCAGGGCCCCAACACCGGCGGCATGGGGGCGTATTCGCCCGCGCCGGTGGTAACGGCCGACGTGCATGCGCGCGCCATGCGCGAGGTCATCCTGCCCACCGTGCGCGGCATGGAGAAGGACGGCATTCCCTACACCGGGTTTCTGTACGCCGGCCTGATGATCGACGCCCAGGGTCACCCAAAGACGCTGGAGTTCAACTGCCGCATGGGCGACCCCGAGACCCAGCCCATCCTGATGCGCCTGAAGAGCGATCTGGTCGAGGTGCTGGGCGCGGCCGTGGACGGCAGGCTCGACCAGGTCGATCTGCAATGGGACAGGCGCACGGCGCTGGGCGTGGTCATGGCCGCGCATGGCTACCCCGACAGCCCGCGCAAGGGCGACGCCATCACCGGCCTGCCCCAGGATGAGGACGATGCCATGGTGTTCCACGCCGGCACGCAGCTGGAGGGCGGCGTGCTGCGCACCAGCGGCGGCCGCGTGTTGTGCGTGACGGCGCTGGCCGACAACGTCAAGCAGGCGCAGCAGCGCGTGTACGACATGGCGCGCGGCATCTATTTCGATGGCGCGCAGTACCGCCGCGACATTGGCTACCGCGCCGTGAAGGGCAGTTGA
- a CDS encoding cytochrome D1 domain-containing protein, producing the protein MHLDRLSRRVARAGCATALVLAAHLPAAAEGAATTPLSTCASCDTAALTDADIQTSRQVWHAPGSLPDKPMPVFQGVDMLNLFIVVESGSQHVTVLDGDRFEPLHRFALHRALQGAPRFSPDGRFAYFLSSEGWVTQLDLWNLQAVAEVRAGQDSRSLAISGNGKYLAVANQRPHKLVLLDAELNLLKAHPALNQQRTRSSPILSVHDAAPRRSFVAVLQDVPEIWEISYNPAADDVPIGMIHDFLYKEGAFIPGFLNPRRSVLPEPMGQVFFTPSHHELLGMSRQGGKSQVIHLDVRKTIASLQLSDMPASGAAATWNYRPAPGTPERSVMALPSPGDGLVRLLDLESWATLKTVPMPGPGRLMRSHEGAPHVWMIQAPTSNGAGALQLLDKHKLEHVASIHTDLGKDLAHVAFSRDGRYALASLRERKADGGAVIVFDTATLKEIKRIPMDGPVGAYNLHNQIARPEP; encoded by the coding sequence ATGCACCTTGATCGCCTTTCCCGCCGCGTTGCACGGGCAGGCTGCGCCACGGCCCTGGTGCTGGCGGCCCACCTGCCGGCCGCCGCCGAAGGCGCTGCCACAACGCCTCTGTCCACTTGCGCCAGCTGCGACACGGCGGCGCTGACGGACGCCGACATCCAAACCTCGCGCCAGGTATGGCATGCGCCGGGCAGCCTGCCGGACAAACCCATGCCGGTCTTCCAGGGCGTGGACATGTTGAACCTGTTCATCGTGGTCGAATCCGGCAGCCAGCATGTCACGGTGCTCGATGGCGATCGATTCGAGCCTCTGCACCGTTTTGCACTGCACCGGGCTCTGCAAGGGGCGCCCCGGTTCAGCCCCGACGGACGCTTTGCGTACTTCCTGTCGTCCGAGGGCTGGGTCACCCAACTCGATCTCTGGAACCTGCAAGCCGTGGCCGAGGTGCGGGCCGGCCAGGACAGCCGCAGCCTGGCCATATCCGGCAATGGCAAATACCTGGCCGTGGCCAACCAGCGACCGCACAAGCTGGTGCTGCTCGACGCCGAGCTAAACCTGCTCAAGGCGCATCCGGCCCTGAACCAACAGCGCACGCGAAGCTCGCCCATCCTGTCCGTGCACGATGCCGCACCACGCAGGAGCTTTGTCGCGGTGCTCCAGGATGTGCCCGAGATCTGGGAGATCAGCTACAACCCTGCTGCAGACGACGTGCCGATAGGCATGATCCATGACTTCCTCTACAAGGAGGGCGCGTTCATACCAGGGTTCCTCAACCCGCGCCGCAGCGTCCTGCCCGAGCCCATGGGCCAGGTCTTCTTCACGCCAAGCCACCACGAGCTGCTGGGCATGAGCCGCCAGGGCGGCAAGAGCCAGGTCATTCATCTGGACGTGCGCAAGACGATCGCCAGCCTGCAGCTGTCCGACATGCCAGCATCCGGCGCTGCTGCCACCTGGAACTACCGTCCGGCGCCTGGCACACCGGAGCGCAGCGTGATGGCCCTGCCCAGCCCCGGCGATGGCCTGGTCAGGTTGCTTGATCTGGAAAGCTGGGCCACGCTCAAAACCGTCCCCATGCCGGGGCCAGGCCGGCTCATGCGCAGCCACGAAGGCGCACCCCATGTCTGGATGATCCAGGCACCCACCAGCAACGGCGCAGGCGCCCTGCAACTGCTGGACAAGCACAAGCTGGAGCATGTGGCCAGCATCCACACCGACCTCGGCAAGGATCTGGCGCATGTGGCCTTCAGCCGCGACGGCCGATATGCGCTGGCCAGTCTGCGCGAGCGCAAGGCCGATGGCGGCGCGGTGATCGTCTTTGACACCGCCACCCTCAAGGAGATCAAGCGCATCCCCATGGACGGGCCCGTCGGGGCGTACAACCTGCACAACCAGATCGCACGCCCCGAGCCCTGA
- a CDS encoding cupredoxin domain-containing protein, protein MRFSVSTTRRQVPSRAALAFFVVAAMPLSLSAHQTVDVIIQNYRFEPAEVRIRSGDTVRWTNQEKRTSHSVLFSAEQGGESERLFPQDVWQRRFEAPGRYPYSCGPHPEMKGVVEVVAP, encoded by the coding sequence ATGCGCTTCTCGGTCAGCACAACCAGAAGGCAGGTGCCGTCACGCGCGGCGCTTGCCTTTTTTGTCGTTGCCGCCATGCCTTTGTCCCTGTCTGCGCACCAGACTGTGGATGTGATTATTCAGAACTACCGTTTTGAGCCGGCAGAGGTTCGGATTCGCTCCGGGGATACGGTGCGTTGGACGAATCAGGAAAAGCGCACCAGCCATTCGGTGCTGTTTTCTGCCGAGCAGGGTGGTGAGTCCGAACGGCTCTTCCCCCAGGATGTCTGGCAGCGCCGATTCGAGGCACCCGGACGGTATCCATATTCCTGCGGGCCGCACCCGGAAATGAAGGGTGTGGTGGAGGTGGTGGCGCCGTAG
- a CDS encoding YebC/PmpR family DNA-binding transcriptional regulator has translation MAGHSKWANIQHRKGRQDEKRGKIWTRIIREITVAARQGGGDAAANPRLRLAIDKAKAANMPADRIKYNIDKASGTLEGINYEEIRYEGYGIGGAAIIVDTMTDNRVRTVAEVRHAFSKYGGNMGTEGSVAFQFKHVGQLVFAPGTDEDKVMEVALEAGAEDVITDDEGAIEVLTAPGDFEAVKNALEAAGLTAEVAEVTMRPENTIALEGDDAARMQKLLDIIEDLDDVQDVFHNAEL, from the coding sequence GTGGCAGGACACAGTAAATGGGCCAATATCCAGCATCGGAAGGGCCGCCAGGACGAAAAGCGCGGCAAGATCTGGACCCGCATCATTCGTGAAATCACGGTCGCCGCCCGTCAGGGTGGTGGCGACGCGGCAGCCAATCCGCGCCTGCGCCTGGCCATCGACAAGGCCAAGGCTGCCAACATGCCGGCCGACCGCATCAAGTACAACATCGACAAGGCCTCTGGCACCCTCGAAGGCATCAATTACGAGGAAATCCGCTACGAGGGCTATGGCATAGGCGGCGCGGCCATCATCGTGGACACCATGACCGACAACCGTGTACGCACCGTGGCCGAGGTGCGCCACGCCTTCAGCAAATACGGCGGCAACATGGGCACCGAGGGTTCGGTGGCCTTCCAGTTCAAGCATGTGGGCCAGCTTGTCTTTGCCCCCGGCACGGATGAGGACAAGGTCATGGAAGTGGCGCTGGAGGCCGGCGCCGAGGACGTGATCACCGACGACGAGGGCGCCATCGAGGTGCTCACGGCGCCCGGCGACTTCGAGGCCGTGAAGAATGCCCTGGAGGCCGCGGGCCTGACGGCCGAGGTGGCCGAGGTCACCATGCGTCCCGAGAACACCATCGCCCTTGAAGGTGACGACGCGGCGCGCATGCAAAAGCTGCTGGACATCATCGAAGACCTGGACGATGTGCAAGATGTCTTTCACAACGCCGAGCTCTAG
- the upp gene encoding uracil phosphoribosyltransferase — translation MSNVHVITHPLVQHKLTLMRKKDASTNSFRRLLGELSTLMAYEVTRDMPLQEVQIQTPLETMTAKVIDGKKLVLVSILRAGNGFLDGMLNVVPGARIGHIGLYRDPTTLQPVEYYFKMPSEMAERDVIVVDPMLATGNSAAAAVERIKQLRPRSIKFVCLLAAPEGVATLQKAHPDVPIFTAAIDRELNDHGYILPGLGDAGDRIFGTK, via the coding sequence ATGAGCAACGTCCACGTCATCACCCACCCCCTGGTGCAGCACAAGCTGACCCTGATGCGCAAGAAGGACGCCAGCACCAACAGCTTTCGCCGCCTGCTGGGCGAACTCTCCACGCTGATGGCCTACGAGGTCACGCGCGACATGCCACTGCAAGAAGTGCAGATCCAGACCCCGCTGGAGACCATGACCGCCAAGGTGATCGATGGCAAGAAGCTGGTGCTGGTCTCCATCCTGCGCGCCGGCAACGGCTTTCTGGACGGCATGCTCAACGTGGTGCCCGGCGCGCGCATAGGCCATATCGGCCTGTACCGCGACCCGACGACGCTGCAGCCTGTGGAGTACTACTTCAAGATGCCATCCGAGATGGCCGAGCGCGACGTCATCGTCGTCGATCCCATGCTCGCCACCGGCAACTCGGCCGCCGCGGCCGTGGAGCGCATCAAGCAACTGCGGCCGCGCTCCATCAAGTTCGTCTGCCTGCTGGCCGCGCCGGAGGGCGTGGCCACGCTGCAAAAGGCCCACCCCGATGTGCCCATCTTCACCGCAGCCATCGACCGCGAGCTCAATGACCATGGCTACATACTGCCCGGCCTGGGCGACGCGGGCGATCGCATCTTTGGCACCAAGTAA